The following proteins are encoded in a genomic region of Acidobacteriota bacterium:
- a CDS encoding SBBP repeat-containing protein → MMKAIMSWQHVGCWFCIGLVAAVFFNPLVLRPTQAALNQSTVRQVERAKQAYGQLPMTFERNEGQSDKTVKYLARGHGYQVFLTEDKATLRLAQANGDAAALRFSFGSGTGTPVGLNELPTKSNYILGNDPQAWRANISNFARVEYRALQPGVDLAFYGTQRALEYDFIVAPGADPAELTITIEGADKLELATNGDLLLRVGDAVVTQRAPVSRQRQRQVHSRYLLKGGNQIGFAVEGYDRAQSLVIDPVIDYSTFLGGIGSDEGFAIAVDNAGNAYLTGTTYSNNFNTFAPLQTLNRGGKYDAFVTKLNAAGNAIVYSTYLGGSAEDSGQGIAVDSLGNAYIAGITNSPDFTTRNAFQPALNGQANDAFITKLNSDGTAIIYSSYLGGSNIDQAFAIALDAGNNAYLAGSTASTDFNTRSPLQPANRGGADAFIAKVNASGSALVYSTYLGGSGLDEARGVAVDAAGNAYLTGSTASNDFNVLNAIQANNRGQQDAFVAKLNVNGSALIYSTYLGGAELDAAYDVAVDVNGNAYVTGNTFSTDFRTVDPFQANNRGSSDAFISKFNDNGSVLLFSTYLGGTQGDFGRAIGLGVNNEILVAGRTSSTDFNNVNAVQDSNRGNLDAFVSKFNAQGSALLYSTYLGGAQDDFAFGLAVDNAGNAYITGDTRSTDFNTRNPVQAANRGGLDAFVSKLNASGTDLAYSTYLGGSGEDLGLSVAIDTAGNAYVTGYTSSNDYITRNPLQATSRGGLEVFVTKILADSNDIAFNTYFGGNGSDTGNAIAVDGGGNAYITGATTSTNLPTRNPWQPAFGGGGLDAFVAKFNASGSNLIYSTYLGGSFGDQARGIAVDAAGNAYITGSTFSDNFPTQGPLQATHRGLGDAFITKLNAAGSALLYSTYLGGAATDEANAIAIDATGAAYIAGDTFSSDFNTRNALQASTRGQQDAFIAKLTPDGAQLAYSTYLGGRRNDLANGIAVDAGGNAYITGSTTSPDFNTANPLQNAYGGGDFDAFVAKLNAQGSALAYSTYLGGALSDNGNAIAVDASGNAYITGVTSSTNFPRANSLQADNRGGNDAFITKLNAAGTALLYSTYLGGLNDDRGAGITVDSVGTAYITGATASPNFNIQVPLFAYGGGTDVFVAKILSEPTISFAPPSLELQPGGMGTLTINLSAPQNSPTFLTLSSSNVTVATATATVTIAANSLAVAVPVTAVATGTTILTAALPQQLGGATATASITVATAPAPGFEGDVAPRPNGNNGQLTVADWVQTGRFAAGFDTPALGSEFQRADCAPRDTRGNGAMTISDWVQAGRYAAGLDPVVAAGGPTAPNAQLLRYGTGSVSDLSIGLRDAEGKPSRLSSEAQIAHAPRSVPLQQARAIRVASANLIRGQNGTVTIELDAQGNENGLGFSLNFDPAQLMYVSATNGPDAVGASININSAQAATGRIGFALALPAGQALTAGTRRLFTITFTASNSAASNSAQIGFADQPVTREVVNPNAETLTATFTPGTVNLARALANVSAASFIATELAAESIVASFGTNLATGIEAATTLPLPTTLRGTTVRVRDSAGVERLAPLFFVAPDQINYLLPAGLASGAATVTVTSGDNNLSLATINIAAVAPGLFTANANGQGVPAGFAIRQRADGSQSLVNIAVSNNAGQQVPLPLDLGPDSDQLFLVLFGTGMRGRTATSAVTATIGGVSAEVLFAGAQGDLAGLDQINLRIPRALAGRGEIDVQLRVDGKLANAVRIAIK, encoded by the coding sequence ATGATGAAAGCAATAATGTCGTGGCAGCACGTTGGATGTTGGTTCTGTATTGGGTTGGTTGCGGCGGTGTTTTTCAACCCGCTGGTATTGCGCCCGACGCAAGCGGCGCTCAATCAATCAACCGTTAGGCAAGTCGAACGCGCCAAACAGGCATACGGTCAATTGCCGATGACCTTTGAACGTAACGAAGGCCAGAGTGACAAGACGGTGAAATACCTCGCGCGCGGGCACGGCTATCAGGTTTTCCTGACAGAAGACAAGGCGACGCTCCGGCTGGCACAGGCGAACGGTGACGCCGCCGCCTTGCGGTTCAGCTTTGGCAGCGGCACGGGCACCCCCGTTGGACTCAACGAATTGCCCACCAAGAGCAATTACATCCTTGGCAATGACCCGCAGGCATGGCGCGCCAACATTTCCAACTTCGCGCGGGTCGAATATCGCGCCCTACAGCCGGGCGTGGACTTGGCGTTTTATGGCACCCAACGCGCGCTCGAATATGATTTCATCGTTGCGCCCGGCGCTGACCCCGCCGAACTCACCATCACCATCGAAGGCGCCGACAAACTGGAACTCGCCACCAACGGCGACTTGCTCTTGCGCGTTGGCGATGCCGTCGTCACGCAACGCGCGCCCGTCTCGCGCCAACGCCAGCGCCAAGTCCACAGCCGCTACTTGCTCAAAGGCGGCAATCAAATTGGCTTTGCCGTCGAAGGCTATGACCGCGCGCAATCGCTGGTGATTGATCCGGTGATTGATTATTCGACCTTTCTCGGTGGCATCGGCTCCGACGAAGGCTTTGCCATCGCTGTGGACAATGCCGGTAACGCCTACCTCACCGGCACAACCTATTCGAATAACTTCAACACCTTCGCGCCGCTGCAAACGCTGAATCGCGGCGGCAAGTACGACGCCTTTGTCACCAAGCTCAACGCGGCGGGCAATGCCATCGTCTATTCAACCTACCTCGGCGGTTCCGCCGAAGACAGCGGGCAGGGCATCGCGGTGGATTCGCTCGGCAACGCCTACATCGCTGGCATCACCAATTCGCCCGATTTCACCACGCGCAATGCCTTTCAACCCGCGCTCAACGGCCAGGCCAACGATGCCTTCATCACCAAACTCAACAGTGATGGGACAGCGATCATCTATTCGTCGTATCTGGGCGGCAGCAACATTGATCAGGCCTTCGCCATCGCGCTGGACGCGGGCAACAATGCCTATCTCGCAGGCTCGACAGCCTCCACCGATTTCAACACGCGCAGCCCGCTGCAACCCGCCAATCGTGGCGGCGCGGATGCCTTCATCGCCAAGGTCAACGCCAGCGGTAGCGCGTTGGTCTATTCGACTTATCTGGGTGGCAGTGGGCTGGATGAAGCGCGCGGCGTCGCAGTGGATGCCGCCGGCAATGCCTATCTCACCGGCTCGACAGCCTCCAACGATTTCAACGTGCTGAATGCGATTCAAGCCAACAATCGCGGCCAGCAGGACGCCTTTGTCGCCAAGCTCAACGTCAACGGCTCTGCGCTGATCTATTCCACCTATTTGGGCGGGGCCGAACTGGATGCCGCTTATGACGTAGCGGTGGATGTCAACGGCAATGCTTATGTCACCGGCAACACTTTCTCGACGGACTTCCGCACGGTTGATCCGTTCCAAGCCAACAATCGCGGCAGCAGCGATGCCTTCATCAGCAAGTTCAATGACAACGGTTCGGTGCTGCTGTTCTCGACTTATCTGGGCGGCACCCAAGGCGATTTCGGACGCGCCATCGGGTTGGGCGTGAACAACGAAATCCTGGTCGCGGGCCGCACCTCTTCGACCGATTTCAACAACGTCAATGCCGTGCAAGACAGCAATCGCGGCAACCTCGACGCCTTTGTCAGCAAGTTCAACGCGCAAGGCTCGGCGCTGCTCTATTCGACCTATCTCGGCGGCGCACAGGATGATTTTGCGTTTGGCCTGGCCGTGGATAACGCGGGCAACGCATACATCACGGGCGATACGCGCTCGACCGATTTCAACACGCGCAACCCGGTGCAAGCAGCCAATCGCGGCGGCCTCGATGCCTTTGTCTCAAAGCTCAATGCCAGCGGCACCGACTTGGCGTATTCCACTTATCTCGGTGGTTCGGGCGAAGACCTGGGCTTGAGCGTAGCCATTGATACGGCGGGGAACGCCTATGTCACGGGCTATACCAGCTCAAACGATTACATCACGCGCAATCCCTTGCAGGCGACCAGTCGCGGCGGTCTCGAAGTTTTCGTCACCAAGATTCTGGCCGACAGCAACGACATCGCGTTCAATACCTACTTTGGCGGCAACGGTTCCGACACCGGCAACGCCATCGCGGTGGATGGCGGCGGCAATGCCTATATCACGGGCGCGACGACCTCGACGAATCTGCCGACACGCAATCCGTGGCAACCCGCATTTGGTGGAGGCGGCCTTGACGCTTTCGTCGCCAAGTTCAACGCCTCCGGCTCCAATCTGATTTATTCAACCTATCTGGGCGGCAGCTTTGGCGATCAGGCGCGCGGCATCGCGGTGGATGCGGCGGGCAATGCCTACATCACGGGCAGCACGTTCTCTGACAACTTCCCCACGCAAGGCCCGCTGCAAGCCACACATCGTGGGTTGGGCGATGCCTTCATCACCAAGCTCAACGCCGCCGGTTCGGCCTTGCTGTATTCGACCTATCTCGGCGGCGCCGCCACCGACGAAGCCAATGCCATCGCCATTGACGCCACGGGCGCGGCCTACATCGCAGGCGATACTTTCTCCAGCGACTTCAACACGCGCAATGCGCTGCAAGCCAGCACGCGCGGCCAGCAGGATGCTTTCATCGCCAAACTCACACCCGACGGCGCGCAACTGGCGTATTCGACCTATCTGGGCGGACGCCGCAACGACCTCGCCAACGGCATTGCGGTGGATGCGGGCGGCAATGCTTACATCACTGGCTCGACCACCTCGCCCGATTTCAATACCGCCAATCCGCTCCAGAACGCCTATGGCGGCGGCGATTTTGATGCTTTCGTTGCCAAGCTGAACGCGCAAGGTTCGGCGCTCGCCTATTCGACGTATCTGGGCGGCGCGCTCAGCGACAACGGCAATGCCATCGCCGTGGATGCGAGCGGCAATGCCTACATCACGGGGGTGACGAGTTCCACCAACTTCCCGCGCGCGAATTCGCTGCAAGCCGACAATCGCGGCGGCAACGATGCCTTTATCACCAAGCTCAACGCCGCAGGTACCGCGCTGCTCTATTCGACCTATCTCGGCGGCCTCAACGATGATCGCGGCGCGGGGATTACCGTAGACAGCGTCGGCACGGCATACATCACCGGCGCGACGGCCTCGCCCAACTTCAACATTCAAGTACCGCTGTTCGCCTACGGCGGCGGTACCGATGTTTTCGTCGCGAAAATTCTTTCCGAACCGACCATCTCCTTTGCGCCGCCATCGTTGGAATTGCAGCCCGGCGGAATGGGCACGTTGACGATCAATCTCAGCGCGCCGCAAAACAGCCCGACGTTTCTGACGCTCAGTTCGTCGAATGTCACCGTCGCCACCGCGACCGCGACCGTCACGATTGCGGCCAACTCACTGGCGGTCGCCGTTCCCGTCACGGCGGTTGCGACAGGCACAACCATCCTCACCGCCGCCTTGCCGCAACAACTCGGCGGCGCGACGGCCACGGCCAGCATCACCGTCGCCACCGCGCCTGCGCCCGGTTTTGAAGGCGATGTCGCCCCGCGCCCCAACGGCAACAACGGTCAACTCACCGTCGCCGATTGGGTGCAAACGGGCCGCTTCGCCGCAGGCTTCGACACGCCCGCGCTCGGCAGCGAATTCCAACGCGCCGATTGCGCGCCCCGCGATACGCGCGGCAATGGCGCAATGACCATTTCGGATTGGGTGCAGGCGGGACGCTACGCTGCCGGCCTTGATCCGGTTGTGGCGGCTGGCGGGCCAACTGCGCCAAACGCACAATTGCTCCGGTACGGAACGGGGAGCGTGAGCGACCTGAGCATTGGCCTTCGAGACGCTGAAGGGAAGCCAAGCCGCCTGAGCAGCGAGGCTCAGATCGCTCACGCTCCCCGTTCCGTACCCCTCCAGCAAGCTCGCGCCATTCGCGTCGCCAGCGCCAATCTCATTCGCGGCCAGAACGGCACGGTGACCATCGAACTGGACGCCCAAGGCAATGAGAATGGCCTTGGCTTCAGCCTCAACTTCGATCCGGCGCAACTCATGTATGTTTCGGCCACCAATGGCCCGGATGCAGTTGGTGCCAGCATCAATATCAATTCCGCCCAGGCGGCTACCGGCCGTATAGGCTTTGCACTCGCACTGCCTGCGGGCCAAGCGTTGACCGCAGGCACGCGCCGCCTCTTCACGATTACCTTCACAGCGTCGAATAGCGCGGCTAGTAATAGCGCCCAAATCGGTTTTGCCGATCAGCCGGTTACCCGTGAAGTGGTCAACCCCAACGCCGAAACCCTGACGGCCACCTTCACGCCCGGCACGGTCAATTTGGCGCGCGCACTCGCCAATGTTTCCGCCGCCAGCTTCATCGCTACCGAGTTGGCTGCCGAAAGCATCGTCGCTTCCTTCGGCACCAACTTGGCGACAGGGATTGAAGCCGCCACCACCTTGCCATTGCCGACGACCTTGCGCGGCACGACTGTGCGCGTGCGCGACAGCGCGGGCGTCGAGCGCCTCGCCCCGCTCTTTTTCGTCGCGCCCGACCAGATCAACTACCTGTTGCCCGCCGGCTTGGCTTCCGGCGCGGCAACGGTGACCGTCACCAGTGGCGACAACAATCTTTCGCTCGCCACCATCAATATCGCCGCCGTCGCACCGGGTCTGTTCACGGCCAATGCCAACGGTCAGGGCGTCCCCGCCGGCTTTGCCATTCGCCAGCGCGCCGATGGTTCGCAAAGCCTGGTCAATATCGCCGTGTCCAACAACGCGGGGCAACAAGTGCCGCTGCCGCTTGATCTCGGCCCCGATTCGGATCAGTTGTTTCTGGTGCTCTTTGGCACCGGCATGCGCGGACGCACGGCGACATCCGCCGTCACCGCAACCATTGGTGGCGTCTCTGCCGAAGTTCTATTCGCAGGTGCCCAAGGCGATCTGGCCGGGCTGGATCAAATCAATCTGCGGATTCCGCGCGCATTGGCCGGACGTGGAGAAATAGACGTGCAGTTACGCGTGGACGGCAAACTGGCGAATGCCGTGCGCATTGCGATCAAGTGA
- a CDS encoding type II toxin-antitoxin system MqsA family antitoxin, with product MNKSVYDYGHCHVCGEQMRERQINHDFWIKGELIVIEDVPTGVCQQCGEKVVNAEVGRQIATLTTNAKQATQTRTIQVPVFHFTAKVA from the coding sequence ATGAATAAGAGTGTTTATGATTACGGTCATTGTCACGTTTGCGGCGAGCAAATGCGAGAGCGACAAATCAATCATGACTTTTGGATTAAAGGTGAATTGATCGTCATTGAAGATGTCCCCACCGGGGTTTGCCAGCAATGTGGCGAGAAAGTTGTCAATGCAGAGGTCGGACGCCAAATCGCAACGCTGACGACCAATGCCAAGCAAGCAACGCAAACACGTACGATCCAAGTTCCCGTTTTTCATTTCACTGCAAAGGTTGCTTGA
- a CDS encoding DUF4258 domain-containing protein — MDEMAKHAQLLWLIREKMRAQEYEFAIPHFFEEMANDGFDFADVEMAVLSGRINAVFTDDPRGERYEISGQAIDGRELAVICRIKATGETAIDYDLGSI; from the coding sequence TTGGATGAAATGGCAAAGCACGCCCAACTTCTTTGGCTAATTCGCGAGAAAATGCGGGCTCAAGAATACGAATTTGCCATACCGCATTTTTTTGAAGAAATGGCGAACGATGGGTTTGATTTTGCCGACGTTGAAATGGCAGTTTTGAGTGGCCGTATCAATGCCGTATTCACCGATGACCCGCGAGGAGAACGCTATGAGATTAGCGGCCAAGCAATTGACGGTCGGGAGCTTGCCGTTATCTGCCGGATAAAAGCGACAGGGGAAACTGCTATTGATTACGACTTGGGAAGTATATGA
- a CDS encoding VWA domain-containing protein, with translation MALLNPLFLFGLAAVAAPIIVHLVRRTRSQKVEFPSLMFVRQVPQRTIRRRTLHNLLLLLLRTLAFLLLALAFMRPYFGTGSAEGERGQRTNVILLDTSFSMRYGKHFEQAKTRAKALIDEARGNERFALVGFGNSYEVLSRFTNDTAKLDALVDATQAGLGGTDYTQALRGAETLFKEANTANKRVLLISDFQANGHNKADAAFRVGKDIKLVPIDVGEQNAPNLAVTDVAAQPLIYQAKYSDKLSARVANYSDEAKESVRVELNLNEHVVEKRELKIAAHDSATVEFTGFNLNEGINRGVIQIEGDTFPVDNRFFFTLRRAEQLKALVIETASRGRSESFFLRNALTTGENLPFALTVKSAGSTNPGELNESKVILLNDAAINAALAQSLLKFVEAGGGLVISAGPHTEAGSLNSALQPLLPAQLDQQINLRGEYVSLSDVKTDHPVFEVFRQSGRLASARVFNYWRATPKEAATVLARFEDGSPALIERSYGTGKVLLLTTTFDSGWNDLPLSPLYLPLVRQMARYLGEREERGWYPLGQTFTAHAAKNGAPPAVDTPGGARLTERNLTTGGELLVQASENGFYRLRYPETNDFTAVNLDSKESDLTRLNLDEFVAAVTGADVKDVAANAANEKLSKEEIEGKQRVWWLLLIGALLLFVAEAVLSRRTKTARVIG, from the coding sequence ATGGCTCTGCTTAACCCATTATTCCTATTCGGACTCGCCGCCGTCGCCGCGCCGATCATCGTGCATCTGGTGCGCCGCACTCGCTCGCAAAAAGTCGAGTTCCCTTCATTGATGTTCGTGCGCCAAGTGCCGCAACGCACCATCCGGCGGCGCACACTGCATAACCTGCTGTTGCTGTTGCTGCGCACGTTGGCGTTTTTGCTGCTGGCGCTGGCCTTCATGCGTCCCTACTTCGGCACTGGCTCGGCGGAAGGCGAACGCGGGCAGCGCACCAATGTCATCCTGCTCGATACGTCATTTAGCATGCGTTACGGCAAACATTTCGAGCAGGCCAAGACGCGCGCCAAAGCGTTGATTGATGAAGCGCGCGGCAATGAGCGTTTTGCGCTCGTCGGCTTCGGCAACAGTTACGAAGTGCTGAGCCGCTTCACCAACGACACCGCCAAACTCGATGCGCTGGTGGATGCCACGCAAGCGGGACTCGGCGGCACCGATTACACCCAAGCCTTGCGCGGGGCCGAGACGCTGTTCAAAGAAGCCAACACCGCCAACAAACGGGTGTTGCTGATTTCCGATTTCCAGGCGAATGGACACAACAAAGCCGATGCCGCATTCCGCGTCGGCAAAGACATCAAGCTCGTCCCGATTGATGTGGGCGAACAGAATGCGCCAAATCTGGCCGTCACTGATGTCGCCGCACAGCCGCTGATTTATCAGGCCAAGTACAGCGACAAGCTGAGCGCGCGCGTCGCCAATTACAGCGATGAAGCCAAAGAGAGCGTGCGTGTCGAACTCAATCTGAATGAGCACGTCGTCGAAAAGCGCGAATTAAAGATCGCCGCCCACGACAGCGCGACGGTCGAATTCACCGGTTTCAATCTCAACGAAGGCATCAATCGCGGCGTCATCCAAATCGAAGGCGATACGTTCCCGGTGGACAATCGCTTCTTCTTCACCTTGCGCCGCGCCGAGCAACTGAAAGCCTTGGTCATCGAAACCGCCTCGCGCGGACGCAGCGAAAGTTTCTTTCTGCGCAACGCGCTGACGACGGGCGAGAACCTGCCTTTCGCGCTCACGGTCAAAAGCGCTGGCTCGACCAATCCGGGCGAACTCAACGAATCAAAAGTGATCCTGCTCAACGATGCGGCGATCAATGCGGCGCTGGCCCAGTCATTGCTCAAATTTGTTGAAGCGGGCGGCGGTCTCGTCATCTCCGCCGGGCCGCATACCGAAGCGGGCTCGTTGAATTCAGCGCTGCAACCATTGCTGCCCGCGCAGCTCGATCAACAGATCAATCTGCGCGGCGAATACGTCTCGCTCAGCGATGTCAAAACCGATCATCCGGTCTTTGAAGTCTTCCGCCAAAGCGGGCGCCTGGCTTCGGCGCGCGTGTTCAATTACTGGCGCGCCACGCCCAAAGAAGCCGCGACCGTGCTGGCGCGGTTTGAAGACGGCAGCCCGGCGCTGATCGAACGCAGCTACGGCACGGGCAAAGTCTTGCTGCTGACCACGACCTTTGACTCCGGCTGGAATGACTTGCCGCTCTCGCCGCTCTATTTACCGCTGGTGCGCCAGATGGCGCGTTATCTGGGCGAACGCGAAGAGCGCGGCTGGTATCCACTGGGCCAAACCTTCACCGCGCACGCCGCCAAAAACGGCGCACCGCCTGCTGTAGACACGCCCGGCGGCGCGCGGTTGACCGAACGCAATCTGACCACCGGCGGCGAATTGCTGGTGCAGGCGAGCGAGAACGGCTTTTACCGGCTGCGTTATCCCGAAACCAATGATTTCACGGCGGTCAATTTGGACAGTAAGGAATCCGATTTGACGCGGCTCAATCTGGATGAATTCGTGGCTGCCGTTACGGGCGCGGATGTGAAAGACGTAGCGGCCAATGCGGCCAATGAGAAGCTGAGCAAGGAAGAGATTGAAGGAAAGCAGCGTGTGTGGTGGCTGTTGCTGATCGGTGCGCTGTTGTTGTTTGTCGCCGAAGCCGTGTTGTCACGGCGCACGAAAACGGCGCGAGTGATTGGATGA